The following is a genomic window from Geoalkalibacter halelectricus.
GCATCCGCCTGGCTGTAACCCCACCCTCCCTGGATGGGCAAGTTTTTCCCGTAGGTTTTAAAGACCTCTCGCGGCGACTCGGCACTGACGATGGGCGGCGGAATCTTCATGGCGCCACCATTTCTGTTTGGATGTGAACTGACAAATCCCCCTCCATCCCCCTTTGCCAAAGGGGGAGTTTCTTGCCTCCCGTCCCCCCGCGATAAATCAGTCCCTGGTCGTAAGTGTTGTCCGTCTGAATCATGGCGCTCATGGCATCAGCGTAACGACCTTGAATGTCGGCGGGGATGACCCGCCGGCCCTGGTCTCGGGCGCCATCGTGCCGACATTGCCCCGTCGGCGGGGTTGGGACTCGCTTTTATCGCGGGGGTGGGACTCGTCGCACGCGTGTTCAGTCGAGCAGATCGCTTGTCCAGTTCAGGAGCTGGATGCGCGTATCCAACTCGCGGTAATTCTGGGCATACCCGTCCGCTTGGCGTTGCAGGTCGGCAACGGGGATGGTGCTGACGAAGCGCACCTCCCGCGAGGAATGACGGGCGAGGGTAACGGTTCCGGCTTGGGCGATCTCTCTCCAAGTCGCTTGCTTTTTCTGCAGCAGATCGCGCTGGACGAGCATATCGGCGAGGCTGGTTCCATCCTCTTCAACCGCGCAGTTGGTTCGGTTGATCCGACAGATCAGGCTGTTCAACTCCTCGTAGAGTCGGGACAGCTGGTGCAACAGATCCTGCGGATCCTCGGCGGGGACATCCCCTTCCTGGGCGACGGCGATCCGCTCAAGACGTTTTTCCGTCTCGCGCAGACGTTTTTGCACATCGACTCGCTGAATCAAACCTTCTGCAAGTTTCATGACAACTCCTGATCGTTCGTGGTTTAGGCAGAGGTTAACCGCCCCTGGCGACGGCGACTGTCGCATGGGCTACGGGAAACGAAAAAAGAGAGCAGGAAGAAGATGAACGGCGAAGCGATCAGGCGGCGAGGTCAAAGGCGCGGAGCGGCTGGGCAGAGCGATAATCGACCCGGCAGTCGGCACTCTTTCCGAGGACGGCGCGGGCTTGGGCGAAGAGGGGCTGGAGAATCCGGCTGGATTCCTTGGGCAGGTGCTTACCGGCGAGGCGCTCGACATCGCGCAGGGCTTTGGCGACGGCGGTCGTCATGAGCGGCACGTCGCTGAAAAAATCCTCCTTGGTGGTGCGCGACCATCCCCGGGGCTTGCAGTCGTCGGAAGTAATGGGGAAACGCTGCGAGAGTTTGACCAGATCCCGCTGCAAGGTACGCTCGCAGATATCTAATCCGCAATCCTGGGTGATGAGCTCTTCCCGCAACTCCTTGACGCTGATCTTGCGGGGGTAAACGGGGAGCAGTTGCAGCATCAGCAGGTAACGAATGGAAGTATCCATGACCCTTCTCTCCTTTGGGCTAGAGTGAGGACATTCGCACGCCGGACGCACGGGTAGCGTCGACGGCCTCGGGCGGCAAGCCCTCGGCGCGAATGTCGTGGCCAAATGGTGCGGAGTGGGGGTCAGCTGATGGCGGTACCGAATGGGACGTTTTGAGCGAACATGAAACCCTCCGGGGGAAAGAATGGGAAATCGCCAAAACAAGGGAGGAGCAGAAAGAATGCTGGCCGATTCTGAAAAAAATCTCGCCAAAGATTTTCTTATACCACAGAG
Proteins encoded in this region:
- a CDS encoding DIP1984 family protein, yielding MKLAEGLIQRVDVQKRLRETEKRLERIAVAQEGDVPAEDPQDLLHQLSRLYEELNSLICRINRTNCAVEEDGTSLADMLVQRDLLQKKQATWREIAQAGTVTLARHSSREVRFVSTIPVADLQRQADGYAQNYRELDTRIQLLNWTSDLLD